A single Calditrichota bacterium DNA region contains:
- the bamD gene encoding outer membrane protein assembly factor BamD — protein MKTVKAISVSLLIFIIVSVSSVVAGENQTSDAKAYQKVYQLVLEENWGQAITELKKFVKEFPESDWQDDAQFWLCYAREKNGENPEIVFKGYQKFIEKYPGSKWSDDAKSNMIRVGQKLVEMGKDEYRQIIEKFKQSDEEQVSIAALFALQRIGDESTLPAICKLYDRSNNEEVRSNIAMVLSKFNSDRAIEKLAEIVRKDDSEKVRIRAIMALSRKINKNPEALKVLKELAVSGKEEEIRKRALMALAGSDNPDLIPFLREIALKNESENVAVTAIMALSRYRTPQTAQAMIDILNKSNSSKAKRMALMSLRNYHSAAALKALTKILAANEDSELVRAAVVCLVDMRSDESEKALEKILFSSKDKHIREMALSSLRWMDNERTRRILLKLALEEKDVDLTKTALMAMQSKQRKENIPVLKEILSSTKSPDVKRIILRQLMEIDDKTAVSVIAEILKTEINSEVREDAVMTLGRAKNDKAVALLSDIAKNDPNIRVRKNAVMALGRIGTPEAQEALIEVLEK, from the coding sequence AGCTTGTGCTTGAAGAAAACTGGGGACAGGCGATAACTGAATTGAAGAAATTTGTCAAAGAATTTCCGGAATCGGATTGGCAGGACGATGCGCAATTCTGGCTCTGCTACGCGCGGGAAAAGAACGGAGAAAATCCGGAAATTGTGTTTAAAGGTTATCAGAAATTTATCGAAAAGTATCCCGGGAGCAAATGGTCTGACGACGCCAAATCAAATATGATTCGCGTAGGACAAAAACTGGTGGAAATGGGCAAAGATGAATATCGCCAGATAATCGAGAAATTTAAACAAAGCGATGAAGAACAGGTAAGTATTGCTGCGCTTTTTGCCTTGCAGCGAATTGGGGATGAGTCCACGCTGCCGGCGATTTGCAAGTTGTACGACCGTAGCAACAATGAAGAAGTTCGTTCCAATATTGCCATGGTGTTAAGCAAGTTCAATTCAGATCGTGCCATTGAAAAGCTCGCTGAAATTGTGCGAAAAGACGACAGTGAAAAAGTGCGCATTCGGGCAATTATGGCGCTGTCTCGAAAAATCAATAAAAATCCGGAAGCGCTTAAGGTGCTGAAGGAGCTCGCGGTTTCAGGGAAGGAAGAGGAAATCAGGAAACGAGCGCTAATGGCGCTGGCAGGTAGCGACAACCCGGACTTGATTCCATTTCTCCGCGAAATTGCTCTGAAAAATGAAAGTGAAAATGTGGCAGTGACGGCAATCATGGCGTTGTCGCGTTACAGAACTCCCCAGACTGCACAGGCAATGATCGATATTCTGAATAAGTCCAATTCGAGTAAAGCAAAACGAATGGCGCTGATGAGCCTGCGGAATTATCATAGCGCAGCAGCGCTGAAGGCTTTAACAAAGATTCTCGCAGCAAATGAAGATTCTGAATTGGTGCGGGCGGCTGTCGTTTGTCTGGTGGATATGCGGTCTGATGAGTCGGAAAAAGCATTGGAAAAAATCCTCTTTTCCAGTAAAGATAAACACATCAGAGAAATGGCATTGTCTTCCCTGCGCTGGATGGACAACGAACGCACCCGAAGGATTTTGCTCAAGTTGGCTCTCGAAGAGAAAGATGTGGATTTGACAAAAACTGCGCTCATGGCAATGCAGTCAAAGCAAAGAAAAGAGAATATCCCGGTGCTGAAAGAAATCCTCTCCAGCACAAAATCGCCGGATGTAAAAAGAATAATTTTGCGCCAGTTGATGGAAATCGACGACAAAACAGCAGTCAGCGTTATCGCCGAAATCTTGAAAACAGAAATTAATTCCGAAGTGCGCGAAGATGCGGTGATGACTTTGGGCAGGGCAAAAAATGACAAAGCTGTGGCTTTGCTATCAGATATTGCCAAAAACGATCCCAACATCCGCGTGCGCAAAAATGCGGTCATGGCATTGGGCAGAATTGGCACGCCGGAAGCGCAGGAGGCGCTGATTGAAGTGCTGGAAAAGTAG